One stretch of Cololabis saira isolate AMF1-May2022 chromosome 15, fColSai1.1, whole genome shotgun sequence DNA includes these proteins:
- the satb1a gene encoding DNA-binding protein SATB1a, whose protein sequence is MVFYPSSISVKPHMDLLCNGIKTAEGSDVVVDPRPPPAKLARLEQNDMGPSTPERSGQGSPVARNPCQAQKSTTVKQLSKSWHGKGSLLPVFCVVEHRENPSEVERREEHAEFVLVKRDLLFNQLIEMALLTLGYSHSSAAQAKGLIQVGRWNPVPLSSVTDAPDATVADMLQDVHHVVTLKIQLHSCPKLEDLPAEQWSHSTVRNALKELLKEMNQSSLAKECPLSQSMISSIVNSTYYANVSATKCHEFGRWYKHFKKAKCFTEPESFSEQTPISLTQQPVTGSPTDPASALLFPHGAVATICGRSALGLHPPGLVTQPLSPQMANQQLVMAQFLNQQYAVSRMLAGQGLPSSPQQYLNHPPVGRAPAKVFSKAPDPPPSQQAQCGPGGAMTTGLQNQTVAGSTAGPTDVPFEIYQCVREELKRAGISQAIFARVAFNRTQGLLSEILRKEEDPKHASQSLLVNLRAMHSFLQFPEAERERIYQEEKERSLTGFTPSCSNTPPMSTQARLSPVTCDRRLRTDSCVLNVNASIYEEIQHEMKRAKVSQALFAKVAASKSQGWLCELLRWKEDPCPENRTLWENLCMIRRFLSLSQTERDSIYEQECNNMTAQQQCTDRLTLLSNDTTLYQRNSPMPQQHHLQPHQPLQPEAGPHLPPRQPCAASPAESEAGGTWGQLRVRLQGRGGCNGEREDVKDWLVGGPEDIDCLGGDWSGAGALRNTFKEDNEQESDGNMCKEGNDEISGDNENGKITESMKWPSIKSEDTGGVSVCSETDNKAKAEDEVQVDGLKVSSEALGILQSFMHDVGLNPDEEAVHTLSAQLGLPKHTIRSFFNSQDHGQNQDYCQSPIHSYDNKQSCIDLDLSHAELNPQELEREGAGGQTEKEQKEVEQTGTKDINQVTPVKESDVSTQTLPPVKEEEESFI, encoded by the exons ATGGTTTTCTATCCTTCCTCCATCAG TGTAAAACCACATATGGATCTCCTGTGTAATGGAATCAAGACAGCTGAGGGCAGCGATGTAGTTGTTGACCCTCGGCCCCCTCCTGCTAAACTGGCTAGACTGGAACAAAACGATATGGGACCCTCCACACCAGAGAGGAGCGGGCAAGGGAGTCCAGTGGCCAGAAACCCCTGCCAGGCCCAGAAGTCCACCACAGTGAAGCAACTCAGCAAGAGCTGGCACGGCAAAG GAAGCCTGCTGCCAGTGTTCTGTGTGGTCGAGCATCGGGAAAACCCTTCAGAGGTGGAGAGAAGAGAGGAACATGCCGAGTTTGTGTTGGTCAAACGAGACCTGCTCTTTAACCAGCTGATAGAGATGGCCCTGCTGACGCTGGGATATTCTCACAGCTCTGCAGCACAGGCTAAAG GTCTGATCCAGGTAGGCAGGTGGAATCCAGTGCCTCTGTCCTCCGTTACTGATGCTCCAGACGCCACAGTGGCCGACATGCTGCAGGATGTTCACCATGTTGTCACCCTTAAAATACAGCTGCACAG TTGTCCCAAACTGGAGGACTTGCCAGCAGAACAGTGGAGTCACTCCACAGTGAGAAATGCTCTGAAGGAGCTTCTGAAGGAAATGAACCAGAGCTCGCTGGCTAAAGAGTGCCCGCTATCACAG AGCATGATATCCTCCATTGTAAATAGCACTTACTATGCAAATGTCTCAGCCACCAAGTGTCACGAGTTTGGTCGATGGTACAAGCACTTCAAGAAGGCCAAATGCTTCACGG AGCCCGAGAGCTTTTCTGAGCAGACCCCAATCTCTCTCACTCAGCAGCCCGTCACAGGTAGCCCCACTGATCCAGCCTCAGCCCTCCTTTTCCCTCATGGAGCAGTAGCGACTATTTGTGGACGATCAGCCCTTGGTTTGCACCCTCCTGGGCTGGTAACTCAGCCTCTCAGCCCCCAAATGGCCAACCAGCAGCTGGTGATGGCCCAATTCCTCAACCAGCAGTACGCCGTCAGCCGCATGCTGGCTGGCCAAGGCCTCCCTTCGTCACCTCAGCAGTATCTCAACCACCCCCCTGTGGGAAGGGCTCCTGCCAAGGTTTTCTCTAAAGCGCCCGATCCTCCACCCTCGCAGCAGGCACAGTGTGGCCCAGGGGGAGCTATGACCACAGGGCTGCAGAATCAGACAGTGGCGGGGTCTACTGCAGGGCCGACAGACGTGCCATTCGAGATCTACCAGTGTGTGAGAGAGGAGCTGAAGCGTGCCGGCATCTCTCAAGCCATCTTTGCTCGTGTGGCCTTTAACAGGACCCAG GGTCTGCTCTCAGAGATCTTGCGAAAGGAGGAGGATCCCAAACATGCGTCTCAGTCTCTGCTGGTCAACCTGCGGGCCATGCACAGCTTCCTGCAGTTCCCCGAGGCGGAGAGGGAGCGCATCTAtcaagaggagaaggagaggagtcTGACTGGGTTCACACCCAGCTGCAGCAACACACCACCGATGTCCACACAG gcAAGGCTGTCCCCAGTTACATGTGACAGAAGGCTGAGGACCGACAGTTGTGTTCTCAATGTCAACGCCTCAATCTACGAGGAGATTCAGCACGAGATGAAGAGGGCCAAGGTGTCGCAAGCTCTGTTTGCGAAGGTTGCTGCCTCCAAGAGTCAG GGTTGGTTGTGTGAGCTTTTGCGCTGGAAGGAGGATCCCTGCCCAGAAAACCGCACCCTCTGGGAGAACCTGTGCATGATTCGCCGATTCCTCAGCCTCTCCCAGACTGAGCGAGATTCCATCTATGAGCAGGAGTGCAACAATATGACTGCACAGCAGCAATGCACGGACAGACTCACACTGCTAAGCAATGACACCACACTG TACCAACGCAACTCTCCGATGCCCCAGCAACACCATCTCCAACCCCATCAACCCCTGCAGCCAGAAGCAGGACCTCACCTGCCTCCACGACAACCATGTGCTGCCTCACCAGCCGAGTCTGAGGCCGGGGGCACCTGGGGCCAGCTGAGAGTACGTTTGCAAGGGAGAGGTGGTTGCAATGGTGAAAGAGAAGACGTTAAAGACTGGCTTGTGGGGGGACCAGAAGACATCGATTGTCTGGGTGGGGACTGGAGCGGTGCGGGAGCATTGAGGAATACATTTAAAGAAGACAACGAACAGGAGAGTGATGGAAACATGTGCAAAGAAGGTAACGATGAGATCTCTGGAGACAACGAAAATGGAAAGATTACGGAGAGTATGAAGTGGCCCAGTATTAAGAGTGAAGACACAGGTGGGGTTTCGGTTTGTTCTGAGACGGATAATAAGGCAAAAGCTGAAGATGAGGTCCAAGTTGATGGGTTAAAAGTGTCTAGTGAGGCCCTTGGAATTTTACAGAGCTTCATGCACGATGTGGGACTCAATCCGGATGAGGAGGCTGTGCACACTCTCTCTGCCCAACTGGGCTTACCCAAGCACACGATCCGCAGCTTCTTCAACAGCCAGGACCATGGGCAAAACCAAGACTACTGTCAAAGTCCAATACACAGCTATGACAACAAGCAAAGCTGTATTGACCTGGACCTCTCACATGCTGAGTTAAATCCACAGGAACTGGAAAGGGAAGGTGCTGGTGGACAGACAGAAAAAGAGCAAAAGGAGGTGGAACAAACTGGTACTAAAGACATAAATCAGGTAACTCCGGTAAAGGAATCAGATGTCAGCACTCAAACCCTTCCCCctgtgaaggaggaggaggagagtttCATCTAA